A region of the Dyadobacter sp. CECT 9275 genome:
CAACATTATAATTTCCAGAATAGGATAGTGTAAAATCAATTTTCTCGCTGATATTACTGCTCAGTACCAGCCCTTGCGACATGGCATAGGTATTCGAAAAGTTGGTTACATAATTAATCATACCGGGTGCTCGGGTATAGTTAAAACCGGTCGTCAGGTTAACGTTGAGTTTGATTTTAGATATTGGCTTTCCGTAGGTAAGGAAAGTACGGGCATTCCAGCTTCCGTCCAGGTTCACCGGTGCGGTAAGCTTTGCACCCTGTTCCAGCATAATTCCGTTGGGGAGTTCTGTTGGCTGCTGCGCAATGTAAGTCGAGTTCACAATGGCGTTATTGGTCTGGGTTACCAATACAAAAGCATTAAAATTATAAGGTCTGGACGCCCCGGCGACAGAATAACGAACATTCAGGGTATTTCTGTATTCCTGTTTCAGATCCGGATTTCCTGCGGTGAGCGATACCGGATTGCTGTTATCAATTACATTTTGTAACTGGGAAATGGATGGCTGGTTGGTTGCACTTCTGAAAAAGGTACGGAACTGCGTGCCCGATTTGGACCGGAACATTAACATGAAATTGGGCAGGAAATTAGTGAACGACTGATCCACTTTGGTATTATTGGGCGACAGCTGCTGGCTGTACAAACCTGTGTTCTGAAAATCGACGCCTGCATTCGCGGTCCATGCGCCTTTGCGAAAACGGTATGATAAACCCGCACGGTTAGTAGTATACCGGTTATCAAAATTATTGGACAGAAGCGTATCCAGATCGGTATATCCCCCTTCATCAAAACTCATATTATACGTTTCCTTTTTGCTGTTGCTGTTGCTCAGGGTAAGGCCGTAATTGAACTGTAACTGACCCGTTTTACTGATCGGTTCGGTATATACCAGATTTCCACCCAGCGTTGTTCCATCGGACCAGGTATGACTTTGCTGGTCAATGGTATCTCCCGGCATAATCAGATTATTGAAGTACAACTGTTTGGAATACAGGTTCCCCAAACCTGTTTTGTCGTTCAACTGCGTATTGAGGTTCAGCGAAATACTCCGGCCTCTTTTGCTGAAAGCATGGCGGAACAGAATATCGTTTCCGAAATTGTACCCACTATTTTTTGAGCTTTTGATATTATCCTGGCTGTTGAGCTTACTTCCGTCGCCTAAAGATGTGAGGCCCGCCGTAGCGCTGTTGGCGCGATTGTCCTGAAAGCTTAGCCGGGGCGTAACAATTAAAGAATTGTTTTTATTGATGTTATATTCCACACGGAGGTTGACGCGGTGATTCAGATTGGTGGTGCTGGTACTACTGGTTTCATCATAAAACTGGTTTTGAGCCCCACCGGAAAGAAAAAACTGCTGCTGTGTACCCTGATAGTTGGAATTACCGGTTCTGTTAAAGAAATAACTCCCTGAAACATCTACCTTCTCACCAAACTTATTGGAATAGTTCAACCCAATGGAATTGGTACCAGTGATACCGTTCTGATTGCCCACCATAAAATTGTTGGAGGCTCCCCCTCCCCCGCCGCCTCCACGGCCACCTCTTCCTGCCCCGCCTCCCCCGCTTGACCCAGTTACACCTAACAGATCCTGGCTCGAAAAGTTTTGCTGATTGATGTTATTGCTGAGCCCTATGACAGAAATACGCTGGTTGTTTTTAAAGTAACTCACATTGCCACCGGCCTGATAGCGGTCGTCAAGGCCATATCCGGTAAACATTTTTCCAAATTGCCCTACTTTCCGGTCAGCTTTCGTAACGATGTTGATGGTTCGCTGGGCATTTCCGTCATCAAATCCCGTAAACTGGGCCTGATCACTAAGCTTGTCGAATACCTCTATTTTATCAACGATCTCAGCAGGGAGCGATTTTAAGGTTAGCGCGGCGTCATCCCCAAAAAACGGTTTCCCGTCTACAAGTACCCTGTTAACGGTTTCCCCATTAGCAGTTACCGTTCCGTTGCTCACCGTTATGCCCGGCATTTTCTGAATAAGATCCTCAGAAGTAGCATCCGGGTTGGTTTTGAAGGCTGCGGCGTTAAACTGGGTGGTATCTCCCTTTTGTTCCATGGGCGTTACCTGTCCAATGATCTTTACCTCTTTAAGATTGGACACCGCTTCCTGCATCATAAATTTACCCAGATCCAGATTACCATCGGCGGTACGGATGGTTTTACTAATGTCCCTGTAACTAAGATAGGATATTTTTACAACATAACTGGTTTGACTGGTCAGACCCGAAAATACAAACTTACCGTTAACATCCGTGGTGACATATTCAGGCTTTGCTTCGGGGATATTTTTGGTAACAGAAACGTATGCACCCACTACAGGTGAATTTGCTGCACTATCCAGCACTGTTCCGGTAAGCTGTATACTTTGTGCAAATGCATATCCCGGCAAAACCAGGATTACGATAAGGATAAATTTGTGCCAATGTCCGTTCATGGAGTTTCACTTAAAGGTTTATAGCGTTTTAGAGGCGCAAAGCATCTTTAAGTTTAAGCCAGATGGTTAATATTGTTAAATAATCGACCAAATGGCAAATTTCATCTATAAACGGGCCGGAAACCTACTTCATCCACTCCGCCAGGGATTCTTCATACTGCCCAAGGAACTTCTCATACGCCCTTTTCAGTTCAGGTAAAGCCTGGGCAAGTGTGCTCGTATCATCGGATTTGAGCCGCCACTCGGCATCCCTGGCTATCTCGGCAACCTGCGATACTCCCACGGTCCCCGCACTTCCTTTCAGGGTGTGCAAATTACTTTTAACTGTAGGTATATCTCCCTTTTCAAATGCGGCAAGGGCTTCATCGATCAGCCCGGTTGATTCCTGCACAAAATCTTCAAAGACCGACAACACCAGGTCCGGGCCTCCTATCCCCTTGAGCTGATCTATTATCTCTTTGTCCAGCACAGGCAGTGTAACCTCTTCCACAACCTCGTGTGCTTTTCTTTCGGTTTTAACAGCCAGCTTATTCCCTATCAGCTCTTTCACTTTATACACGAGGTGCTGTGCCCTGATCGGCTTGGCAATGTAGTCGTCCATGCCCTGGCTGATGAATCTGTCCCGGTCTTCCTTCATCGAATAAGCCGTCATCGCCACCACAGGAGGTAGGCCCGCAACACGTTTCCTGAGTTCTTGTGTTGTTTGCACCCCATCCATATCTGGCATCTGGATGTCCATAAAAATGATGTCATACATCTGGTCGCCGTCAAGCTGCATTTTTTCTACTTTTTCAATGGCCACAAAACCACTGTCGGCCAGGTCAACCGTACATCCTGATTTTTTCAGGATCTCGTTGGCAACTTTACGGTTAACGGCGTTATCGTCCACCAGCAGGATATGCGGATGAACGGTGGTGAAAACATTCTCAATCTGCATTTCCTCACCGGGACCCACCATGCTAACCTCGGCTGTAGTGGTCTGCCGGGTTTCAAAGGTGAACCAGAATGTACTACCCTCCCCCAGCGTAGACTCTACACCAATGCTTCCGTTCATAAGCGCGCAGAGCTGTTTGCTGATCGCCAGCCCAAGGCCTGTTCCTCCAAAAGATTTTTTGGAAGAATTGTCGAGCTGCGTAAAGGAGGTAAATAAAATCTGCCGGTCCATCGCACTGATGCCTATCCCCGAATCCTGTACGTCTACCTTAATTTTAAAAATATTATCCCGCTGCTCCACCAGGTTCAGGAGTATTTTAACGGAACCCTTCTCGGTAAATTTCAACGCATTGGAAGTAAGGTTGGAAAGTATCTGAAGCAGCCGCGTCTGATCTGCAATGATGAATCTGGGAATATCCGGAGCAATGTGATAAGTGAGTGTATTTCCCTTACTCTTCGCTGTTTGCCCGAATAGTGAAACCAGTTTCAGCAGTAGCTCCTCTACTGAAATAGCGGCTTCGTGCAGGACCATCTTGCCGGCTTCTATTTTGGAAAGATCCAGGATATCGTTCAGAATATTCAGCAGCGTTTCAGACGACCGTTTGATCGTAAGCACATAGTCCCTCTGCTCTTCATTTAATTTTGTCTCACCAAGCAGGTCAATCATACCGATGACACCATTCATAGGTGTGCGGATTTCATGGCTCATATTGGCCAAAAACCCTTCCTTCACTTTCAGCGAACGCTCGGCATGTTCCTTTGCTTTGAGAAGTTCCAGTTCGTTCCGTTTCAGTTCTGTGATATCGCGCGCGAGTGCCGCCACTTCGGTTGGCTTGCCCTTATCGTTTACAAACATCAGCATATTGATCATAAACTGGCGCTCCGAACCATCCTTGCGCGGCATGGTGATCTCGAAATTCCGCAGACTTCTGGTTTTCCTCAGCCTGATCAACGCGGAATGTATCCGTTTTTTATCAGAGAAAAAATTCGTCAGTTCTTTGCCTATTACTTCTTCCGGAAGATATCCCAGCCGTTTCAGTACCGACTGGCTGATCATGGTGATCCTGCCGTGGCGGTCTATCCGGCAATAGATATCCTGAAGATTTTCAAAGATTCCCCTGAACAACTCTTCACTATGCCGGAGCGACAATTCGGCTTCCTTCCTGCGGGTGATGTCCCGCGCAATACCGGATACTTCTTCGATGAGCCCCTCTGCATAATGAATAGGATTGAGATAAAACTCAAGCCACATTTCTCCCCCATCCTGCTTGTCTATTTTGAATTCGAAGTACTGCGGCTCGCCCCTCAATGCCTGCCTGTATTTGCTTTCAAGGATGCGCCGGTTGGCATTCCCCACCATCCGCCAGCCGAACTTCTCAGGGGTTACCTGCAGGGACGGACGGACACCTATCTGTGTCTGTATCAGATCTGCATAGTTTTTGTTGAAAGAGGTAAGCTGAAGACTCTTGTTAACCGACCATATCAGGTGCGAACTGCTATCAAAAATAGCGTTCAGCCTTGCAACATACCGGCTTAGTTCCTGCTCACTTTGCTTACGGGCAATTGCAAGGGCAACCTGTCCGGAAATAAACTCCAGCAGTTCAAGGTCACGAGCGTCAAACATATTGGGATCATCATAAGATTTCACCCCAATGATACCTGTCACCCTGTCGCCTATTCTTAAAGGCACGCAGAGTAACAATTTTGGCGTCACCCCGTATAGGTACAAACTGTTGGTTTTGGCGAGCTCTTCGATGTCCTTGTCGGATAAAAAAAGCGGTTTGTTTGACGCAATGGCGTACTCGGTAACACCATTCCCCAGCCTTCTTCTTGTAAATCTCACATTCCCTTTAAAGTACTGGTCTACATAATAGGGAAAATAAAGATAACTCTGGCTGGGATCATAGAGTGCTATGAAGAAGTTTTTTACGTCGATTATCTTACCAAGTTCTTCGTGAATAGAATGGTAAAAATCATCCAGACTGGGTGAATTGAGCGTCCAGTTGGCAATACTGTAATATAGATTCTGAGCCTTTTCCGCCCTTATTTTTTCTGTATAATCATTAAGTATACAGCGAAAAGCAGTAGGCTTTCCCCCATCGAACCGGCAATTCACACTGCCTTTCACAAATACCTTTTTGCCCTCCCTGTTTTGAAAAACAGCTTCGAAATTCGGATTGGAATTACCCTGCCTGATGCTTTCTAGCTGTTTTAATGCTTCATCCACATGCTGTGGATGAAGGATATCCTCCATTCTCATCGAGGCAATTTCCTCCAACCCGAAACCGAGCACCTCACGCCATGCCTTATTAACAAAAATGAATTTACCGTCTATGGCCACCAATTGAATAAGATCGCTCGTATTATCGACCAGATCCTGTAGCTGGGAGTTGGATTTAGCAATGGAAGACTCCATCCGCCGCCGCCGGGTAATGTCATCACCAATTAACGTAACACAGGAAACGTCGTTTTCGTCTTGGTGTAAAAGAACTGAATTGATTGAAAAAGTTCTGACTGTGCCCTTCCGGGCCAGAAATGGGATCTCCCGTCTTTCAAGTTTCCGTTTTCCCTGGATGCCCTCTTCCAGCATTTGCCTGACCTCGAACTCTTCCTCCTTCGGTACCAGATTATCGAATAAGCTTTTCCCAACCAGCTCTGCCTCTTCCCAACCGGTTTTCATTAAGGTATGGGCGCTGATGCTCCTGATGATAAAATCAGGTGTAAAGGTAATTCCTATCAGGTTGAGGTGCTGAAGTGTGGTGTGAATGGTTTGCCAATCTGTCTGTGATGAAATCATTTCCATAGTATGGGGGCATTCGGAATTTTAAGGTTAGTTCCAATTCTTTATTCGATAAATCTACGAATTAAGCCGTAATTTTGGTTCGTGAAAGTAAATTATAAAAATACCGGCGATAGCGTTCGTGCTAAAAAACATTTGGGACAGCACTTTCTGAAAGACCTGAATGTTGCTCAGAAAATAGTAGATGGCCTCACCTGCCATGGTGGTTATGACAAGGTACTTGAAATTGGCCCCGGAATGGGCGTTTTAACACAATTCCTGTTAAAGAAAAGTGAGTATACCACCTTCGTTGCTGAAATTGATACGGAGTCAGTTGCTTATCTGAAAGTACATTATCCGGAGTTAGCCCCCCGGATAATGGAAGGTGATTTTCTAAAAATGAACCTGAAAGAAAGTTTTACGGAGCCTTTCGGCATCATCGGTAATTTTCCTTACAACATTTCGTCTCAGATATTTTTCAAAACACTAGAATTCCGTGACCAGATTCCTGAGGTAGTATGCATGCTGCAAAAAGAGGTTGCCCTTAGGATTGCCTCGCCTCCCGGCAACAAAGATTACGGGATACTTAGCGTTTTGCTGCAGGCATTTTACGATATTGATTACCTGGTTTCGGTTCCGCCGGGGGCCTTTAATCCGCCTCCCAAAGTGCAGTCGGGTGTGATCAGACTGCGAAGGAATCAGGTAAAGGCGCTGGACTGTAACGAAAAAATGTTTTTCCGGGTTGTCAAAACTGCTTTCAATCAACGGCGTAAAACGCTCAGAAATGCGCTGAAACCACTGGGGGAATTTCCGGACCATCCGCTCCTGACCAAACGAGCTGAGCAGCTGGGCGTGGCTGAATTTGTAGAACTTACAAAACTGGCCCAGAGCCTTCAGCAGGACATAAAATAAAAAGCTAAAAGCAACGTTCCCAATCGCTAAAAGCTACGCAGCATGACTTTTGAATTAACCAAGGAATATGTCGAACATATCCAGGAACTCATTGAAAAAGAGGATGTAAGCAGAATACAGACCGAAATGGAAGGTCTTTTTCCCGCCGATATTACCAGCCTGTTGTATGAGCTCGAAACCGGAGGAGCCAAATACCTGATCAGTGCGCTGGATATTGAAACGGGCTCCGAAATCCTCGCGTCCATGGATCCCGACGAACGGAAAGAGTTTCTGAAATCCTTTACTTCTGAAGAAATCTCTAGATACGTCAACCTCTTTGATTCTGACGATGCAGTGGATTTGCTCAACGAACAGCCTATAAGGGTGCGTGAGGAGGTAATTGCGCTGCTGGAAGACCGTGAGCAGGCCCGTTTTATTCTTGATCTGCTGCATTATGATGAGGACGTAGCTGGTGGCCTTATGCAGAAAGAGCTTGTAAAGGCAAATGTCAACTGGACTGTCAATCAATGTATTGAAGAACTAAGAAAGCAGGCCGAGGATGTTGGAAAGGTGTATTCCGTATACGTTGTGGACGACAATAGCATACTGCTGGGAATATTGTCATTGAAGAAAATCGTAATCGCTCATAAAAACACAAAAATTGAAAGTTTGTATGACCGGGACGTGATTTTTGTAGAAACCTACCGCCCTTCCGAAGAAGTGGCTGAGCTCATGCAGCGTTACGACATTGACGCCCTGCCGGTTGTAAATGTTCAGGGAAAACTGCTGGGACGTATCACGATAGATGACGTCATCGACGTGATTACCGAACAGGCCAGCTCCGATACCCTGGCGATGGCAGGTATTACCGGTGACGTGGAAGAAGATGACACGGTTTGGCGACAAACCCGTGCCCGCTTGCCCTGGCTGCTGGTAGGTATGATGGGAGGAATACTGGCTGCCAAATTCATCAGTTTTTTTGAAGGAGATTTGAAAATCATTCCTGCCATGGCAGCTTTCATTCCCATTATCGGATCAACAGGCGGCAATGTCGGTATTCAGACCTCCTCCATCATTTTACAAAGCCTGGCAGATAAAAGCGGACTGGATGCCACAGTCTGGCAAAGGATGCTGCGGATGCTTGCCGTAGCCTTTATCAACGGATTGATTATCAGCCTCATCGTATTTGGATTCAACCTCCTGATCGGGAACGAACTCCGGCTCGCACTGGTGGTATCCACGGCGCTTATGTCGGTCGTTTTCCTAGCTTCATTCATGGGAACGGTAACACCCATTGTTCTGGAAAGAATAGGTATCAACCCCGCGGTTGCCTCGGGGCCTTTCATCACAACAGCCAATGACCTCATCGGTTACGGCGTATACTTTGGGCTCGCTCACGTGCTGCTGGATCTGTAAGCAAGGTGATCAGGGAGAGATACCAGCAGGGAAATATCACAACAAACCAGTTGGTCACTTTAACATTCGCTTAAGCTCAGCGGAATGTTCAAAGCAAGTCCTCCCTCAGAGGTTTCCTTATACCTGTTATTCATATCCAGTGCAGTTTCCCACATGGTTTTCACCACGTTATCCAGGGATACCTTCGCATGACCGGGATCACTCTGAACGGCCAGCTGGGCCGCCGTAATGGCCTTTATGGCGCCCATCGTATTTCGC
Encoded here:
- the mgtE gene encoding magnesium transporter; translation: MTFELTKEYVEHIQELIEKEDVSRIQTEMEGLFPADITSLLYELETGGAKYLISALDIETGSEILASMDPDERKEFLKSFTSEEISRYVNLFDSDDAVDLLNEQPIRVREEVIALLEDREQARFILDLLHYDEDVAGGLMQKELVKANVNWTVNQCIEELRKQAEDVGKVYSVYVVDDNSILLGILSLKKIVIAHKNTKIESLYDRDVIFVETYRPSEEVAELMQRYDIDALPVVNVQGKLLGRITIDDVIDVITEQASSDTLAMAGITGDVEEDDTVWRQTRARLPWLLVGMMGGILAAKFISFFEGDLKIIPAMAAFIPIIGSTGGNVGIQTSSIILQSLADKSGLDATVWQRMLRMLAVAFINGLIISLIVFGFNLLIGNELRLALVVSTALMSVVFLASFMGTVTPIVLERIGINPAVASGPFITTANDLIGYGVYFGLAHVLLDL
- the rsmA gene encoding 16S rRNA (adenine(1518)-N(6)/adenine(1519)-N(6))-dimethyltransferase RsmA, with protein sequence MKVNYKNTGDSVRAKKHLGQHFLKDLNVAQKIVDGLTCHGGYDKVLEIGPGMGVLTQFLLKKSEYTTFVAEIDTESVAYLKVHYPELAPRIMEGDFLKMNLKESFTEPFGIIGNFPYNISSQIFFKTLEFRDQIPEVVCMLQKEVALRIASPPGNKDYGILSVLLQAFYDIDYLVSVPPGAFNPPPKVQSGVIRLRRNQVKALDCNEKMFFRVVKTAFNQRRKTLRNALKPLGEFPDHPLLTKRAEQLGVAEFVELTKLAQSLQQDIK
- a CDS encoding PAS domain S-box protein gives rise to the protein MEMISSQTDWQTIHTTLQHLNLIGITFTPDFIIRSISAHTLMKTGWEEAELVGKSLFDNLVPKEEEFEVRQMLEEGIQGKRKLERREIPFLARKGTVRTFSINSVLLHQDENDVSCVTLIGDDITRRRRMESSIAKSNSQLQDLVDNTSDLIQLVAIDGKFIFVNKAWREVLGFGLEEIASMRMEDILHPQHVDEALKQLESIRQGNSNPNFEAVFQNREGKKVFVKGSVNCRFDGGKPTAFRCILNDYTEKIRAEKAQNLYYSIANWTLNSPSLDDFYHSIHEELGKIIDVKNFFIALYDPSQSYLYFPYYVDQYFKGNVRFTRRRLGNGVTEYAIASNKPLFLSDKDIEELAKTNSLYLYGVTPKLLLCVPLRIGDRVTGIIGVKSYDDPNMFDARDLELLEFISGQVALAIARKQSEQELSRYVARLNAIFDSSSHLIWSVNKSLQLTSFNKNYADLIQTQIGVRPSLQVTPEKFGWRMVGNANRRILESKYRQALRGEPQYFEFKIDKQDGGEMWLEFYLNPIHYAEGLIEEVSGIARDITRRKEAELSLRHSEELFRGIFENLQDIYCRIDRHGRITMISQSVLKRLGYLPEEVIGKELTNFFSDKKRIHSALIRLRKTRSLRNFEITMPRKDGSERQFMINMLMFVNDKGKPTEVAALARDITELKRNELELLKAKEHAERSLKVKEGFLANMSHEIRTPMNGVIGMIDLLGETKLNEEQRDYVLTIKRSSETLLNILNDILDLSKIEAGKMVLHEAAISVEELLLKLVSLFGQTAKSKGNTLTYHIAPDIPRFIIADQTRLLQILSNLTSNALKFTEKGSVKILLNLVEQRDNIFKIKVDVQDSGIGISAMDRQILFTSFTQLDNSSKKSFGGTGLGLAISKQLCALMNGSIGVESTLGEGSTFWFTFETRQTTTAEVSMVGPGEEMQIENVFTTVHPHILLVDDNAVNRKVANEILKKSGCTVDLADSGFVAIEKVEKMQLDGDQMYDIIFMDIQMPDMDGVQTTQELRKRVAGLPPVVAMTAYSMKEDRDRFISQGMDDYIAKPIRAQHLVYKVKELIGNKLAVKTERKAHEVVEEVTLPVLDKEIIDQLKGIGGPDLVLSVFEDFVQESTGLIDEALAAFEKGDIPTVKSNLHTLKGSAGTVGVSQVAEIARDAEWRLKSDDTSTLAQALPELKRAYEKFLGQYEESLAEWMK
- a CDS encoding outer membrane beta-barrel protein, giving the protein MNGHWHKFILIVILVLPGYAFAQSIQLTGTVLDSAANSPVVGAYVSVTKNIPEAKPEYVTTDVNGKFVFSGLTSQTSYVVKISYLSYRDISKTIRTADGNLDLGKFMMQEAVSNLKEVKIIGQVTPMEQKGDTTQFNAAAFKTNPDATSEDLIQKMPGITVSNGTVTANGETVNRVLVDGKPFFGDDAALTLKSLPAEIVDKIEVFDKLSDQAQFTGFDDGNAQRTINIVTKADRKVGQFGKMFTGYGLDDRYQAGGNVSYFKNNQRISVIGLSNNINQQNFSSQDLLGVTGSSGGGGAGRGGRGGGGGGGASNNFMVGNQNGITGTNSIGLNYSNKFGEKVDVSGSYFFNRTGNSNYQGTQQQFFLSGGAQNQFYDETSSTSTTNLNHRVNLRVEYNINKNNSLIVTPRLSFQDNRANSATAGLTSLGDGSKLNSQDNIKSSKNSGYNFGNDILFRHAFSKRGRSISLNLNTQLNDKTGLGNLYSKQLYFNNLIMPGDTIDQQSHTWSDGTTLGGNLVYTEPISKTGQLQFNYGLTLSNSNSKKETYNMSFDEGGYTDLDTLLSNNFDNRYTTNRAGLSYRFRKGAWTANAGVDFQNTGLYSQQLSPNNTKVDQSFTNFLPNFMLMFRSKSGTQFRTFFRSATNQPSISQLQNVIDNSNPVSLTAGNPDLKQEYRNTLNVRYSVAGASRPYNFNAFVLVTQTNNAIVNSTYIAQQPTELPNGIMLEQGAKLTAPVNLDGSWNARTFLTYGKPISKIKLNVNLTTGFNYTRAPGMINYVTNFSNTYAMSQGLVLSSNISEKIDFTLSYSGNYNVVRNTIQPSLNNNYYTQGLAGRLNWIFGKGFVFQTDVNNQSYRGLGQGFNQNFTLWNASIGKKFLKNNAGELKLTVFDILKQNNSITRSVTETYVQDVTSRVLTQYAMLTFTYTLRNFGKMPAQDNRRRNDYEGMPGGGFPGGGGGGRGPGGF